In Cupriavidus basilensis, the following proteins share a genomic window:
- a CDS encoding ABC transporter ATP-binding protein, with product MERTTVTGTGPVLAVRDLWVTLPAGSDRPLAVRHISFEVAPGRIMCLLGESGSGKSVIAQAVMGLLPPTLKPCAGRIELLGENLLEASTRRLRALRGVAMAMVFQEPMTALNPVMTCGAQVDEVLAWHTDLRPAERRARILEIFARTRLPEPERIYSAYPHQLSGGQRQRIVIAIAMILRPALLICDEPTTALDVTTQAEILKLIRELQAESGTAVLFITHDFGVVAEIADDVAVLQLGELIEQGPKEAVLRRPQEPYTKMLLGAVPRLRPAGRPEVKAAAPLLKASGLAKTYVTGNWPARRGIVQAVQDVALAVHAGETVGIVGESGSGKSTVARCIARLIEPSAGEIWAQGRSMAKAAKRDISAFRRTVQVVFQDPYRSLNPRQTVGASIVEGPLNFGVPARQAWARAEELMHLVRLNPDALQRYPSEFSGGQRQRICIARALACDPEVLIADEAVSALDVSVQAQIIALLNDIQQRLKLGILFITHDLRVASQICDRVIVMRQGRIVEQGSARDIFLSPRQPYTQALLAAAPGQDYEFGAG from the coding sequence ATGGAACGGACGACAGTGACGGGTACCGGACCGGTACTGGCGGTGCGGGACCTCTGGGTCACGCTGCCGGCCGGCAGTGACCGGCCGCTGGCGGTGCGGCACATCAGCTTCGAGGTGGCGCCGGGCCGCATCATGTGCCTGCTCGGTGAATCCGGTTCCGGCAAGTCAGTGATCGCCCAGGCGGTCATGGGGCTGCTGCCGCCCACGCTCAAGCCATGCGCGGGACGCATCGAGCTTCTGGGCGAGAACTTGCTTGAAGCCAGCACGCGGCGCCTGCGCGCGCTACGCGGGGTTGCCATGGCGATGGTGTTCCAGGAGCCGATGACGGCACTCAACCCGGTGATGACCTGCGGCGCGCAGGTGGACGAGGTACTGGCCTGGCATACCGATCTGCGGCCGGCAGAGCGCCGCGCGCGCATCCTGGAGATCTTCGCGCGCACGCGGCTGCCCGAGCCTGAGCGGATCTACAGCGCATATCCGCATCAGTTGTCCGGCGGACAGCGCCAGCGGATCGTGATCGCGATCGCGATGATTCTCAGGCCGGCGCTGCTGATCTGCGATGAGCCGACCACCGCGCTGGATGTCACGACCCAGGCCGAAATCCTCAAGCTGATCCGCGAATTGCAGGCCGAGAGCGGCACCGCCGTGCTGTTCATCACCCACGATTTCGGCGTGGTCGCGGAGATTGCGGACGATGTCGCGGTACTCCAGCTGGGAGAGCTGATCGAGCAGGGCCCGAAGGAAGCCGTGCTGCGCCGCCCGCAGGAGCCTTACACGAAGATGCTGCTCGGCGCGGTTCCCCGGTTGCGCCCTGCCGGTCGGCCGGAAGTCAAGGCGGCGGCGCCGCTGCTCAAGGCGAGCGGCCTTGCCAAAACCTATGTGACGGGAAACTGGCCCGCCAGGCGCGGGATCGTGCAGGCGGTGCAGGATGTCGCGCTGGCGGTGCACGCCGGCGAGACGGTGGGCATCGTCGGCGAATCGGGATCGGGAAAATCGACGGTGGCACGCTGCATCGCGCGGCTGATCGAGCCGTCCGCCGGCGAGATCTGGGCGCAGGGGCGCTCCATGGCCAAAGCGGCGAAACGCGACATATCCGCCTTCCGGCGCACGGTCCAGGTGGTGTTCCAGGATCCCTACCGTTCCTTGAACCCGCGCCAGACGGTGGGCGCATCGATCGTGGAAGGCCCGCTGAACTTCGGCGTGCCGGCGCGCCAGGCCTGGGCCCGCGCGGAGGAGCTCATGCACCTGGTACGCCTGAACCCGGATGCGCTGCAGCGCTATCCCAGCGAGTTTTCGGGCGGGCAGCGCCAGCGCATCTGCATTGCGCGCGCGCTCGCCTGCGACCCCGAGGTGCTGATCGCGGACGAGGCCGTGTCCGCGCTTGATGTTTCCGTGCAGGCCCAGATCATCGCGCTGCTCAACGACATCCAGCAGCGGCTGAAGCTCGGCATTCTGTTCATTACGCACGACCTGCGCGTCGCCAGCCAGATTTGCGACCGCGTGATCGTCATGCGCCAAGGGCGCATCGTCGAGCAGGGAAGCGCCCGCGATATTTTCCTTTCGCCCAGGCAGCCGTACACGCAAGCCCTGCTTGCGGCCGCGCCGGGCCAGGACTACGAATTCGGTGCCGGCTGA
- a CDS encoding dihydroorotase, whose product MGDFDLVVRGRLVEAHGVVDDGWLAVREGRVAARGTGAAPAARDTVDARGQWVLPGVIDGQVHSGSQRDQEGLGWASRAAAAGGVTVMVDMPYDDPEPVAARAQLDAKIAQAERDCHVDVALFGTLNATHGLQAAAGLIEGGVCAFKFSTFEATPGRFPRVAEDDLYEAFRLIAPTGLACGVHNQMQELTRKNIARMTEAGDTGWDAFLRAHTPLIENLATGIIYEIGAQTGARAHAVHVSTSRGFELCNMYRRAGHHASIETCVQYLMLNHEEHTRRFGARTKHYPPIRPKAEVDLLWTHIARDECTFVSSDHVSWGLERKQDPNVFKNASGGPGLETLLPAFWTGCEEHGITPAMVARQLCRNPARHFLLDDRKGSLAVGYDADIVILAPERHAFDPSGSLSAVQWSAFEGREFSVRVAGTWCRGQQVYDGKRIVNNPGDGRFLRPYAA is encoded by the coding sequence ATGGGCGATTTTGATCTGGTGGTACGAGGCAGACTTGTGGAAGCGCACGGCGTGGTGGACGATGGCTGGCTGGCGGTACGCGAGGGGAGGGTTGCGGCACGCGGCACCGGTGCGGCGCCGGCTGCGCGCGATACGGTGGATGCGCGTGGTCAATGGGTCTTGCCCGGGGTCATCGATGGACAGGTCCACTCGGGCAGCCAACGCGACCAGGAAGGTCTGGGCTGGGCATCCCGCGCGGCCGCCGCCGGTGGCGTGACGGTGATGGTCGACATGCCCTACGACGACCCCGAGCCGGTCGCGGCGCGCGCCCAACTGGACGCCAAGATCGCACAAGCCGAGCGGGACTGCCATGTGGACGTGGCCCTGTTTGGCACGTTGAATGCCACCCACGGCCTGCAGGCCGCCGCCGGGCTGATCGAGGGCGGCGTCTGCGCCTTCAAGTTTTCGACCTTCGAGGCCACGCCCGGGCGTTTCCCCCGCGTCGCGGAAGATGATCTCTATGAGGCCTTCCGCCTGATCGCGCCAACGGGGTTGGCCTGCGGTGTCCACAATCAGATGCAGGAGCTGACGCGCAAGAACATCGCCCGCATGACCGAAGCGGGCGACACCGGCTGGGATGCCTTCCTGCGTGCCCACACGCCGTTGATCGAGAACCTGGCAACCGGCATCATCTATGAGATCGGCGCGCAAACCGGCGCGCGCGCGCATGCCGTCCATGTGTCCACGTCGCGCGGCTTCGAGCTGTGCAATATGTACCGCCGCGCGGGCCACCACGCCAGCATCGAAACGTGCGTGCAATACCTCATGCTGAACCACGAGGAGCATACGCGCCGCTTCGGCGCCAGGACCAAGCACTATCCGCCGATTCGGCCCAAAGCCGAGGTGGACTTGTTGTGGACGCACATCGCGCGTGACGAGTGCACCTTCGTCTCTTCGGACCACGTCAGCTGGGGGCTGGAGCGCAAGCAGGATCCCAATGTGTTCAAGAATGCGTCTGGCGGGCCGGGTCTGGAAACGTTGCTGCCCGCCTTCTGGACCGGCTGCGAAGAGCATGGCATCACGCCGGCCATGGTGGCCAGGCAGCTCTGCCGGAACCCCGCGCGCCACTTCCTGCTGGACGACCGGAAGGGCTCGCTGGCGGTTGGCTACGATGCCGATATCGTGATCCTTGCCCCCGAGCGCCATGCCTTCGATCCCTCCGGCAGCCTGTCGGCCGTGCAATGGAGTGCGTTCGAAGGCCGCGAGTTCAGCGTGCGCGTGGCCGGCACCTGGTGCCGCGGCCAACAGGTCTACGACGGCAAGCGCATCGTCAACAACCCGGGCGATGGCCGTTTCCTGCGCCCCTACGCGGCTTGA
- a CDS encoding M81 family metallopeptidase, which translates to MRLLLASFKHETNTFSPVPTPFQRFFRDGAVLGGAEAIAARRGTGTAMGGFIEVAQRLGAHMVVPVVAEASPSGPVDPQAYERICGLIVQAAASEAFDGILLDLHGAMVTPDYEDGEGELLRRLRDVQPDTPIGVTLDMHANLYPEMISRVTVLTGYHTYPHVDMAAAGKRAAELLCRAIQGEIRPVLAWDNRPMLPHVMRQGTHAEPNRSLQASCIALEQAGCGILAASMFTGFPHADVRNAGLSAVICADADGVGAWQACQALLGQAWEQRSRFLYHGAPLAETVARANAAEGSPVVLLDHCDNVASGGTMDTTAVLREVLRQELTDAVFYAIHDPLAVEEAILAGIGNEVSLALGGRTALQATGDRNEPIRLTARVRLISDGRFHLRGPMNAGVEVSTGKTVVLDTGTIQVVVVSSHMEPFDLSCFQALGIDPARKKFLVMKSRVHWRAGFGDLAAHVFECDSIGVTTSDFGKLTFENVRRPIYPLDDI; encoded by the coding sequence ATGCGGCTGCTGCTTGCCTCGTTCAAACACGAGACCAACACGTTTTCACCGGTTCCCACGCCGTTCCAGCGTTTTTTTCGCGACGGTGCGGTCCTTGGCGGCGCCGAGGCGATCGCCGCGCGGCGTGGCACAGGCACCGCGATGGGCGGCTTTATCGAAGTGGCGCAACGCCTTGGCGCCCACATGGTGGTGCCGGTGGTGGCCGAAGCATCTCCAAGCGGCCCGGTCGATCCGCAGGCCTACGAGCGCATCTGCGGGCTGATCGTGCAGGCGGCGGCCAGCGAGGCATTCGACGGCATCCTGCTGGACTTGCACGGCGCCATGGTGACGCCCGATTACGAGGACGGGGAGGGCGAACTGCTGCGGCGCCTGCGAGACGTGCAGCCGGATACGCCGATCGGCGTCACGCTGGACATGCACGCCAACCTGTATCCGGAGATGATCTCCCGCGTCACCGTGCTGACCGGATATCACACTTACCCGCACGTCGACATGGCAGCCGCCGGCAAGCGCGCCGCGGAACTGTTGTGCCGCGCCATCCAGGGGGAAATCCGTCCGGTATTGGCATGGGATAACCGTCCCATGCTCCCGCATGTGATGCGCCAGGGCACGCACGCCGAGCCCAATCGCTCCTTGCAGGCATCGTGCATCGCGCTCGAACAGGCGGGTTGCGGCATTCTCGCCGCCTCAATGTTCACCGGATTTCCCCACGCCGATGTCCGCAATGCGGGCCTGTCCGCGGTCATCTGCGCCGATGCGGACGGCGTCGGCGCCTGGCAGGCCTGCCAGGCGCTGCTGGGCCAGGCATGGGAGCAGCGCTCCCGTTTTCTCTATCATGGCGCGCCGCTGGCCGAAACCGTCGCCCGCGCCAATGCGGCCGAAGGCAGCCCGGTAGTGCTGCTGGACCACTGCGACAATGTGGCGTCGGGCGGCACGATGGATACCACCGCGGTTCTCCGGGAGGTGCTTCGGCAAGAACTCACGGACGCCGTCTTCTATGCGATTCACGATCCCCTTGCTGTCGAAGAGGCGATTCTGGCCGGCATCGGCAACGAGGTCTCGCTTGCGCTTGGCGGGCGGACCGCCCTGCAGGCAACGGGGGATCGCAATGAGCCCATCCGGCTCACCGCGCGCGTGCGTCTTATCAGCGATGGGCGTTTCCATCTGCGCGGCCCCATGAATGCGGGCGTGGAGGTGAGCACCGGCAAGACGGTTGTGCTGGACACCGGTACGATCCAGGTCGTCGTGGTCTCCTCGCACATGGAACCCTTCGATCTCAGCTGCTTCCAGGCACTCGGCATCGATCCCGCGCGCAAGAAGTTCCTGGTGATGAAGAGCCGCGTTCACTGGCGCGCCGGCTTTGGCGACCTGGCGGCGCATGTCTTCGAGTGCGACAGCATTGGCGTGACGACTTCCGATTTCGGCAAGCTGACTTTCGAGAACGTGCGGCGGCCGATCTATCCCCTTGACGACATCTAG
- a CDS encoding Zn-dependent hydrolase, producing the protein MSNTLPPLNAERLWARVETLSRMTQPEVPWTRRAFSPMFAQARAWLRQEFEAAGLAVHQDAGGNLVGRRAGRDPQRKPIVTGSHCDTVVGGGRFDGIIGVLAGIEVAHAMHEHGVTLAHPFEVIDFLSEEPSDYGISCVGSRALSGQLPADMLSASDAKGETLAEGIRRIGGDPAALGAPLRGAGGTAAFVELHIEQGPVLETRKLPIGVVTNIVGIRRALITVKGQPDHAGTTPMDIRRDALVGAARIIDAAHRHASALSGNPHYVVATIGRIAMTPNVPNAVPGHVELMLELRSDSEQVLGSFPEALMAGVAPDIAALRLSVDMSPVSRARPTDCSPVVMDAVEAAANRLGYASMRLPSGAGHDAVYMAPTGPIGMIFIPCLNGRSHCPEEWIDPSQLLDGTRVLYQSVLELDTVLTRA; encoded by the coding sequence ATGTCGAATACTCTCCCTCCCTTGAATGCCGAGCGCCTGTGGGCGCGGGTCGAAACGCTGTCGCGCATGACGCAGCCCGAGGTTCCCTGGACCCGCCGGGCTTTTTCGCCGATGTTTGCGCAAGCGCGCGCCTGGCTGCGCCAGGAGTTCGAAGCCGCTGGCCTGGCGGTGCATCAGGACGCCGGCGGCAACCTCGTGGGCCGGCGCGCCGGGCGCGATCCGCAGCGCAAGCCGATTGTCACGGGGTCGCATTGCGACACGGTGGTCGGCGGTGGGCGCTTTGACGGCATCATCGGCGTGCTGGCTGGCATCGAGGTCGCGCATGCGATGCACGAGCATGGCGTCACGCTGGCGCACCCATTCGAGGTAATCGACTTCCTGTCGGAAGAACCCAGCGACTACGGCATCTCCTGCGTGGGCAGCCGCGCGCTGTCGGGCCAGCTTCCTGCGGATATGTTGTCGGCCAGCGATGCGAAAGGGGAAACGCTCGCCGAAGGCATACGCCGTATCGGTGGCGACCCGGCGGCGCTGGGCGCGCCCCTGCGCGGCGCCGGCGGCACCGCGGCATTCGTGGAACTGCACATCGAGCAAGGGCCGGTGCTGGAAACCCGCAAGCTGCCGATCGGCGTGGTGACCAACATCGTGGGCATTCGCCGCGCGCTGATCACGGTCAAGGGCCAGCCTGACCACGCCGGCACCACACCGATGGACATCCGGCGCGATGCGCTGGTCGGTGCCGCGCGCATCATCGATGCCGCCCACCGTCACGCCAGTGCGCTCAGTGGAAATCCGCACTACGTCGTTGCCACCATCGGCCGCATCGCGATGACGCCGAATGTGCCCAATGCCGTGCCGGGCCACGTGGAACTGATGCTGGAGCTTCGCAGCGACAGCGAGCAGGTGCTGGGCAGTTTCCCCGAGGCGCTCATGGCTGGCGTGGCGCCCGACATCGCCGCGCTGCGGCTCAGCGTGGATATGTCGCCGGTCAGCCGGGCGCGGCCCACCGACTGCTCGCCAGTGGTCATGGATGCGGTGGAAGCTGCCGCCAACCGGCTCGGCTATGCCTCGATGCGCTTGCCAAGCGGTGCGGGCCACGACGCGGTGTATATGGCACCCACGGGCCCGATCGGCATGATCTTCATTCCTTGCCTGAATGGCCGCAGCCATTGCCCGGAAGAATGGATCGACCCCTCGCAGCTGCTCGATGGCACACGCGTGCTGTATCAGTCCGTGCTGGAACTGGACACGGTACTCACTCGCGCCTGA
- a CDS encoding ABC transporter permease, translating into MSTDFLSSSLPALRASGPARRPSLWRLALCNTSVRLGLGALILLALLAAGAPWLYTIDPTSMDPAAANLAPLTHGEFLSLSAAEPIQRWFLFGTDSLGRDVWSRVLYGTRVSLAVGGAVAVLSLCLGLAIGAFCGYFRRVDGLVMRVMDGMMAIPGTLFAIVLVALWRPSLMTVIFAITVPEIPRVARLVRSVVLTVREEPYVEAAIALDSTVPALMFRHILPNAIGPLIVQGTYVCAAAMLVEAGMSFLGIGLPPEIPTWGNIMAEGRSQFNSYPHTVLLPGLFLAASVLAVNMLGDGLRDTLDPKFSKRGR; encoded by the coding sequence ATGTCCACCGATTTCCTCTCAAGCAGCCTCCCGGCCCTGCGGGCGTCCGGGCCGGCGCGCCGTCCCTCCTTGTGGCGCCTGGCGTTGTGCAATACCAGTGTGCGCCTCGGCTTGGGCGCCCTGATCCTGTTGGCGCTCCTCGCGGCCGGCGCGCCATGGCTTTACACCATCGATCCCACGTCCATGGATCCGGCCGCCGCCAATCTGGCGCCGCTCACGCATGGCGAGTTCCTCAGCCTTAGCGCCGCCGAACCGATCCAGCGCTGGTTCCTGTTCGGCACCGACAGCCTGGGCCGGGACGTCTGGAGCCGCGTCCTGTACGGGACACGCGTTTCGCTGGCCGTAGGCGGTGCGGTTGCGGTGTTGTCGCTGTGCCTGGGGCTGGCGATCGGGGCGTTCTGCGGCTATTTCAGGCGCGTCGACGGGTTGGTGATGCGCGTGATGGACGGCATGATGGCCATTCCGGGCACCCTGTTCGCCATCGTTCTGGTGGCTTTGTGGCGACCGAGCCTGATGACGGTGATCTTCGCCATCACCGTGCCCGAGATACCCCGCGTCGCGCGACTGGTGCGATCGGTGGTGCTGACGGTACGCGAAGAGCCGTACGTGGAGGCTGCCATCGCGCTCGACAGCACGGTGCCTGCCCTGATGTTCCGCCATATCCTGCCTAATGCCATCGGGCCCTTGATCGTGCAAGGCACGTACGTTTGCGCCGCCGCCATGCTGGTGGAGGCCGGCATGTCGTTTCTTGGCATCGGATTGCCGCCGGAGATCCCGACCTGGGGAAACATCATGGCCGAGGGCCGGTCGCAGTTCAACAGCTATCCCCATACCGTATTGCTGCCGGGCCTGTTCCTCGCGGCAAGCGTGCTGGCCGTCAATATGCTGGGCGATGGGCTGCGCGACACCCTAGACCCTAAATTCAGCAAGCGCGGGAGGTAA
- a CDS encoding porin, whose product MKIRKKYRRSAPARSSRRLLGLFGLLALSAASSAYADSSVQITGVIDTYAGSLKRSGEAGRTGVVNSSGMTTSWWGFKGVEDLGGGLKAQFNLTSFFRPDTGGAGRYDADTLFSRDANVGLTGAFGRVSLGRDLAPNFIPSVSLNPFGGSFAFAPLLVQTQASSGYTRGQKWAATEAGDTGWSNEVMYVTPNLGGLVASAFYQFGEQIGNAGKNNIGVNAMYSNGPATLGAYYQRVKVNNPVDNAAGNSGVFSFTPYNSQTGAIYKLTPAREQGTWFVGGAYDLRVAKLFATYQHSSNALPDGFDSAHFKLQSSTMQLGASAPLMQGTAMLSWARTTIKADGDYRASLGRDGWQSTVRRDTVSLGYDYLLSKRTDLYAVAMYDKITDQAGGASFAVGARHKF is encoded by the coding sequence ATGAAGATCCGGAAAAAATACCGGAGGAGCGCCCCTGCGCGCTCGTCTCGCCGCCTGCTCGGGCTATTTGGCCTGCTTGCGCTTTCGGCCGCTAGCAGCGCCTATGCCGATTCGAGTGTCCAGATCACCGGCGTCATCGATACGTACGCCGGATCGCTCAAGCGCAGCGGTGAAGCCGGCAGGACGGGCGTGGTCAACAGTAGCGGGATGACGACTTCCTGGTGGGGCTTCAAGGGCGTCGAGGACCTGGGCGGCGGCCTGAAGGCGCAATTCAACCTGACGAGTTTCTTCCGGCCCGACACCGGCGGCGCGGGGCGCTACGATGCCGACACGCTCTTTTCGCGGGACGCCAACGTCGGACTGACGGGCGCTTTCGGGCGCGTGTCGCTGGGCCGCGACCTGGCACCCAACTTCATCCCATCGGTTTCCCTCAATCCGTTTGGCGGTTCGTTTGCCTTCGCGCCGCTGCTGGTGCAGACGCAGGCGTCGAGCGGCTACACGCGAGGACAGAAATGGGCTGCCACCGAAGCCGGCGATACCGGCTGGAGCAACGAGGTCATGTATGTGACCCCCAACCTCGGCGGCCTGGTGGCGAGCGCCTTCTATCAGTTCGGCGAACAGATTGGCAATGCGGGCAAGAACAATATTGGCGTCAATGCGATGTACAGCAATGGCCCGGCGACGTTGGGCGCCTACTATCAGCGCGTCAAGGTCAACAATCCCGTCGACAATGCCGCAGGCAATTCCGGCGTTTTTTCCTTCACGCCCTATAACAGCCAGACCGGTGCGATCTACAAGCTGACGCCGGCCAGGGAGCAGGGAACGTGGTTCGTCGGCGGCGCGTACGATCTGCGTGTGGCCAAGTTGTTCGCGACCTATCAGCACTCATCCAACGCGCTGCCCGATGGCTTCGACAGCGCGCATTTCAAGCTCCAGTCGAGCACGATGCAGCTTGGCGCGAGCGCGCCGCTCATGCAGGGAACCGCCATGTTGTCCTGGGCCAGGACAACCATAAAGGCTGACGGAGACTATCGCGCCAGCCTGGGCAGAGACGGATGGCAATCCACGGTCAGGCGTGACACGGTATCGCTCGGCTACGACTACCTGCTGTCCAAGCGGACCGACCTGTACGCGGTGGCAATGTACGACAAGATCACGGACCAGGCGGGCGGCGCCAGCTTCGCAGTCGGCGCAAGGCACAAGTTCTAG